In one window of Danaus plexippus chromosome 7, MEX_DaPlex, whole genome shotgun sequence DNA:
- the LOC116770528 gene encoding uncharacterized protein LOC116770528 isoform X1 — protein sequence MESSEDDAGAAAYASRRASAREKDIGQIEDVNATSSFQQDSSNPRTSCETPAMSEENFDGDSVPSPSTQDVNTSTEAILDMIDEIVDGPGAPKRLPLASEKDTDHRFAGGGEPNIVVDESKEDEKSLQSFNTLSTTSAKIEDVQNCELSVASEQISQNDVLVDVKAVCNKVPETCSSVLEINDLTVSKDTKSDLASSCEEPNSSSVQNIPFNSVTHAVQNQTDTDTHSAPCERTVKSVTSSDIRDNVIVESAESTSSDNSISEGKSPLVESATRSPLRRRLVRPITIRPDSTVSSTVDSTLCIDTTEQASECVVKDVSSSSDAVSSACGNVKQETIRNESDSNLCKPETSSSPAKKIKLIRPKIIPQTVKIQEETRDEILFVQRDTEQCQPTSSEVTAVSAELQSESLESTNISKTDSEINFSENTPTGVKDKATALSSKITESDVQTLQTLPKKEESQTATTSSDIILPEEENVQKLPPLVINLNASNINESVQKTQENETNCDDNSENSEKQVPKLMIKLGKHSEEIKPPVPKLTIKPIRPPSEIDCSTSEKLNDDALHIPKLNIKPVTKKPEKIYEIHRKSSSSEISESEYSENDESASTSDQASTSDQGSTDVIPKVTIKLGKPGTESEGQFYTERNIPKISVKTMQNNDYEHEQMSPTKMKIFLSQNQDKQSEKIPKLTIKTVVKCENQPLSPKLTIKPLKPPDDASKENPIEQCQGHEVSKLKKSSETNITSSDSKDLAHVPKITIKPVTKSEIETVGKSKKPNENFELIPVVTKLNIKPVIKPSDSIESSETLDKDKVPVVSKLNIKPIVKPKDSDLDSSKEVPKIMKLNIKLLKNADTNSSEEKDCDDKADLDENSIPVITKLNIKPIVKPLDEDKLKDNDNQSSETGNSSDENTDHIPIVTKINIKPICKPNDMEESGPSLKKEDNIPVVTKLNIKPLIKPDDTLSPLSPKKELLKSAPCSPKRSPTITKLNIKPIVKPDEPKQCVDTENDETISKNPPILMKINRKTGDTYINDDQYSVGEVEDHKISNSIHDNCSVISKVNIKPINKSSDDIYTKVTDCNEGRSSGNDRNAMGSNEIKLNQTLQRGDLSQNCITQFSTNERKLAPKEDSSVSAIKEMIADSLKKQNLQEMNMNSSFAHSSLEPKEAPVKKTDRDVYNISMTDSKVDAYSELLVKIPSDMTKNMPRQNCTLLKKLLETRKDKLLDDDSTKKQMNKNSPTISHDMQKSPSKHVNITNDFHKEKVYSEIKCNISERISDEFSKANDVGCSIPPLRVRLMQELCIETNENLSKSLQIDISDKVTSHSPDQDSPRIILKINKTDQGTSAEIITEDIKKSEQQQCSPDNTQILTNDLYQKKKLANCRRKPHIDTPMPMGKRLRSSRVLQTSEKTSTPKKSMGKRPSAIEISPPQIKEQEISVLDSKRLKLGQLLSNKSLTITPIVSKACSVSPTKTSESKQVAKNHSLLNNENCAKNGSSKLHNILSNLQAKQLQGMPFSDINHAENNQNSSPDLKSSTSTGSLELISDNSAMEKSRPEVHEMLFHDNSESHDFSVGPEEVARDPLEMDSLKITSDIFLHENIPKTVEMTPQPKKRGRPRKIPVSEGTRVVTLPATALEERPQRSLRLSRDRPVIIVKPRGRGRGRGRRLDTDSDQTSTEPAVEAANKYFIEQKAEDIDPTSSRIKLPRMTEALDKMPCSTPLSSRRRTSSSESFTGLDTTLPKMEDPFLKSPELVEMRGRGSRGGRGSRGGRGRVARSPRGRGRGRGGGRGAMYMKETMGIYGRVCGPATTTVQLFEEETCMMDDNATPAKPSHLLDEDSQSSVKSLTNDSSRMRKSKFADLFDSNKVWTAADVKEYMWPPPETTDGEHQVMMIQEQVAMFLGVKSFKRRYPELKRRTIVGEERDYVLSKGLVTEALCDLGITAVDASEVLDIMLSDYPHKYEEFRSHQREKQLAEPPDDVDDKTELKEKVEIRETKLDSKPEPPKIDPEKTRQDMAAAAIASASEFNARMNALRRPACADLQSLSVCRRRPAPPPPVLRVAPPGGFYPHALLPGQYQHTYRVYTPEELRYFPLNTALAAPPAPCSDSSSDSEADWADRCSSSEQSDVAPASAKRKKLTKTKRVSQTETVVPKEEEVDTCRACKMRIEANRKYTHERFLVCSNCNAKLHPSCVELGPDTIRKCREYSWQCAECKTCCACSRPADDDKMLFCDLCDRGFHIYCVGLHTVPNGRWHCVECSVCKSCGSRSAGGPGGGPGDWHHQTRRGPGGHKLYSHSLCTPCARAYRIGRYCPLCDRSFIGPKGTMQLVICKLCDRQLHQECVKQTTSRLKVLDYTCGECRRGGITSRAAAVRLAPRTIATLFMAKRRFNKYAHRQYLESRARNPHHNPHDPQDDNPDDPLDVSDPLV from the exons AAATGACTTGACAGTATCAAAAGATACTAAAAGCGATTTAGCATCAAGTTGTGAGGAACCAAATAGTAGTTCTGttcaaaatattccttttaatAGTGTTACACACGCAGTTCAAAATCAAACTGATACAGACACACATAGTGCACCATGTGAAAGAACAGTGAAAAGTGTGACATCTAGTGATATCCGGGACAATGTTATTGTAGAAAGTGCAGAATCAACTTCTAGTGATAATAGTATTAGTGAAGGGAAGTCTCCCTTAGTGGAGTCAGCAACAAGATCACCTTTGCGGCGTCGACTTGTGCGCCCAATAACAATTCGGCCAGATTCAACTGTCTCATCGACAGTAGATTCCACTCTTTGTATTGATACTACAGAACAGGCAAGTGAATGTGTTGTAAAAGATGTTTCAAGTTCATCAGATGCTGTGTCATCAGCCTGTGGGAATGTTAAACAAGAAACAATTAGAAATGAAAGTGACAGTAATCTCTGTAAACCAGAAACATCATCATCACCTGCtaagaaaattaaacttataagaCCTAAAATAATCCCACAAACTGTTAAAATCCAAGAAGAAACTAGGGATGAGATTCTGTTTGTACAGAGGGATACAGAACAATGTCAACCAACATCTTCAGAAGTAACAGCTGTTTCTGCAGAGCTGCAATCAGAATCATTAGAATCTACAAATATATCTAAGACAGATTCTGAAATAAACTTCTCAGAAAATACTCCAACAGGAGTAAAAGATAAAGCAACAGCTTTATCTTCAAAAATTACTGAATCTGATGTGCAAACTCTACAGACATTACCAAAAAAAGAAGAATCACAGACCGCTACAACCAgttctgatattattttacccGAGGAAGAGAATGTGCAGAAGCTTCCACCTTTAGTTATTAATCTTAATGcttcaaatattaatgaatctgTTCAAAAAACTCAGGAGAATGAAACTAACTGTGATGATAATTCAGAAAATTCTGAAAAACAAGTACCTAAATTGATGATCAAATTAGGTAAGCATTCTGAGGAGATTAAGCCACCAGTACCAAAATTGACAATTAAACCAATTAGACCACCATCAGAGATAGATTGTAGTACTTCTGAGAAATTAAATGATGATGCTTTACATAtacctaaattaaatataaaacctgttacaaaaaaaccagaaaaaatatatgaaattcataGGAAATCAAGTAGTAGTGAAATTTCAGAATCAGAATATTCAGAAAATGATGAAAGCGCCAGTACTTCTGATCAAGCATCAACGTCAGATCAGGGATCAACAGATGTTATCCCAAAGGTAACAATTAAGCTTGGGAAACCCGGTACAGAATCTGAGGGGCAGTTTTACACAGAACGAAATATTCCTAAAATCAGTGTGAAAACAATGCAAAATAATGACTATGAACATGAGCAAATGTCTCCTACAAAAATGAAGATATTTCTTAGCCAAAATCAAGATAAACAAAGTGAAAAGATTCCtaagttaacaataaaaactgtTGTAAAATGTGAAAATCAACCTTTAAGCCCGAAACTCACTATAAAGCCTTTAAAACCTCCTGATGATGCTAGCAAAGAAAATCCTATCGAACAATGTCAAGGTCATGAAGTatctaaacttaaaaaatcatCAGAAACAAACATAACAAGTTCAGATAGTAAGGATTTAGCTCATGTACCGAAAATAACCATTAAGCCAGTCACAAAGTCTGAAATTGAAACTGTTGGTAAGAGTAAAAAgccaaatgaaaattttgagcTAATTCCCGTTgtgacaaaattaaatattaagccGGTAATTAAGCCTTCAGATAGCATTGAATCTTCAGAGACCTTGGACAAAGATAAAGTTCCTgtagtttcaaaattaaatattaaacccaTTGTAAAGCCTAAGGATAGTGATTTAGATTCTAGTAAAGAAGTACCTAAGATtatgaaattgaatattaaactcTTAAAAAATGCTGATACAAATTCTTCAGAAGAAAAAGACTGTGATGATAAAGCTGATTTAGATGAAAATAGTATACCTGTTATAactaaacttaatattaagcCTATTGTTAAGCCTCTAGatgaagataaattaaaagataatgacAATCAATCCTCTGAAACAGGAAACTCTAGTGATGAAAACACTGATCACATACCTattgttactaaaattaatattaaaccaaTTTGTAAACCGAATGATATGGAGGAATCTGGACCAAGTTTAAAGAAAGAAGATAATATCCCagttgtaacaaaattaaatattaaaccatTAATTAAACCAGATGATACATTATCTCCTTTATCTCCAAAGAAGGAACTTTTAAAAAGTGCCCCATGTTCTCCGAAAAGGTCACCAACTATAACTAAACTGAACATAAAACCTATTGTAAAACCAGACGAACCGAAACAATGTGTTGATACTGAAAATGATGAAACAATAAGCAAAAATCCACCAAtacttatgaaaataaataggaaAACAGGggatacatacataaatgatGACCAATACAGTGTTGGTGAAGTTGAAGATCACAAAATAAGCAACAGTATTCATGACAATTGTTCTGTTATATCAAAAGTGAACATTAAACCTATAAATAAATCCTCTGATGATATTTACACAAAAGTAACGGATTGCAATGAAGGCAGGTCAAGTGGAAATGATAGAAATGCAATGGGTTCAAATGAAATCAAGTTGAATCAAACTTTACAAAGAGGCGATTTAAGTCAAAATTGTATTACGCAATTTTCGACAAATGAGCGAAAATTAGCACCTAAAGAGGATTCATCAGTATCAgctataaaagaaatgataGCAGATTCATTAAAGAAGCAAAATCTGCAAGAAATGAACATGAATTCGTCCTTTGCACATTCATCCTTAGAGCCCAAAGAGGCTCCAGTAAAGAAAACAGATAGAGATGTATACAACATAAGTATGACTGATTCAAAAGTCGATGCTTATTCTGaacttttagttaaaatacCTAGTGACATGACCAAAAATATGCCGAGACAAAATTGTACacttttgaaaaaattattagaaacacGTAAGGATAAGTTATTGGATGACGATAGTACCAAGaaacaaatgaataaaaattcgcCTACTATATcacatgatatgcaaaaatCACCTTCAAAGcatgtaaatattacaaacgattttcataaagaaaaagtatattcggaaattaaatgtaatatatctgAGAGGATTTCAGATGAATTTAGTAAAGCTAATGATGTAGGTTGCAGTATACCTCCACTGAGAGTTCGATTAATGCAAGAATTGTGTATAGAaactaatgaaaatttatcaaaatcattACAAATAGATATTTCCGATAAAGTAACAAGTCACAGTCCCGATCAAGATTCTCCtaggataatattaaaaataaataaaactgatcaagGAACATCTGCTGAAATCATAActgaagatataaaaaaatcggaACAACAACAATGTTCACCTGATAATACTCAAATATTGACAAACGATCTGTATCAAAAGAAGAAACTAGCAAACTGTAGGAGAAAACCTCATATAGACACGCCCATGCCAATGGGTAAGAGATTGAGAAGTTCGAGAGTCCTCCAGACGTCAGAAAAGACTTCTACACCTAAAAAAAGTATGGGCAAAAGGCCTTCTGCAATTGAGATAAGCCCTCCCCAGATTAAAGAACAAGAAATTTCGGTATTAGATTCAAAGAGATTAAAACTTGGGCAGCTTCTATCTAATAAGTCATTAACAATTACACCAATAGTTTCAAAAGCGTGTTCAGTGTCACCAACTAAGACATCTGAAAGCAAACAAGTTGCAAAAAATCATTCCTTACTGAATAACGAAAACTGTGCTAAAAATGGTAGTTCTAAGCTGCACAACATTTTATCAAACTTGCAAGCAAAGCAATTACAAGGAATGCCTTTTAGTGATATAAATCATGCTGAGAACAATCAAAATTCCAGTCCAGATTTGAAATCCAGTACGTCCACAGGCAGCCTTGAGTTGATATCTGATAATTCAGCAATGGAAAAATCTAGACCCGAGGTTCATGAAATGCTTTTCCACGACAATTCAGAATCTCACGATTTCAGTGTTGGGCCAGAGGAAGTTGCGCGTGATCCATTAGAAATGGACTCTTTGAAAATAACTTctgacatatttttacatgaaaaCATTCCCAAAACAGTAGAAATGACGCCTCAGCCTAAAAAACGTGGCCGTCCCCGTAAAATTCCAGTGTCGGAAGGTACTCGGGTAGTAACTCTGCCAGCTACAGCCTTGGAGGAGCGACCTCAACGATCGCTCCGGTTATCCAG GGATCGTCCAGTGATTATTGTTAAACCAAGGGGCAGGGGTCGCGGGCGTGGACGTAGACTCGACACCGACTCGGACCAAACAAGCACCGAACCCGCGGTGGAAGCAGCCAACAAATATTTCATCGAACAGAAAGCAGAAGATATAGATCCTACCAGTTCTCGTATTAAGCTGCCTCGGATGACGGAAGCCCTGGATAAGATGCCATGTTCTACACCGCTTTCAAGTCGAAGGCGGACTTCATCTTCTGAATCGTTCACGGGCTTGGATACGACGCTACCAAAAATGGAAGACCCGTTTTTGAAGTCGCCTGAGTTAGTGGAAATGAGAGGACGTGGTTCTAGAGGAGGGCGAGGCAGTAGAGGAGGCCGGGGAAGAGTGGCGCGGTCCCCGAGAGGCAGAGGTCGTGGTCGCGGAGGAGGCAGGGGAGCCATGTACATGAag gAAACTATGGGAATATATGGCAGAGTGTGTGGCCCAGCCACAACAACAGTTCAGTTGTTTGAAGAGGAAACTTGCATGATGGATGACAATGCAACCCCAGCCAA GCCCTCGCATTTATTGGACGAAGATTCTCAGAGTTCAGTTAAGAGTTTGACAAATGACAGTAGCAGAATGAGAAAATCCAAATTTGCAGATCTGTTTGACAG taaCAAAGTGTGGACGGCTGCTGATGTAAAGGAATACATGTGGCCACCTCCTGAGACAACAGATGGCGAACATCAG GTGATGATGATCCAAGAACAAGTAGCAATGTTCTTGGGGGTAAAAAGCTTTAAAAGGAGATATCCTGAACTGAAAAGACGAACAATTGTTGGAGAGGAAAGAGATTATGTACTCAGCAAAGGCTTGGTCACAGAAGCCCTTTGTGACCTCG GTATAACTGCGGTGGATGCCAGTGAAGTTCTCGACATAATGCTGTCTGACTATCCTCATAAGTATGAGGAGTTCCGGAGTCATCAGAGAGAGAAACAGTTGGCTGAACCACCGGATGATGTGGACGATAAGACTGAACTTAAGGAGAAGGTTGAGATCAGAGAAACCAAACTCGACAGCAAACCTGAACCGCCTAAGATTGACCCGGAGAAGACCAGACAG GACATGGCGGCGGCGGCTATTGCTTCTGCTAGCGAATTCAACGCCCGTATGAACGCTCTGCGGCGGCCGGCGTGTGCGGACTTGCAGTCGCTTAGCGTGTGTCGCCGTCGACCCGCGCCCCCGCCGCCCGTACTGCGAGTCGCGCCGCCGGGTGGATTCTACCCCCACGCCTTACTCCCGGGACAATATCAGCATACTTACAGGGTCTACACGCCCGAGGAGCTGAG ATATTTCCCCCTGAACACGGCCCTGGCCGCGCCGCCGGCCCCCTGTAGCGACTCCAGCTCGGACTCGGAGGCCGATTGGGCCGATCGTTGTTCATCCTCGGAACAATCGGACGTAGCGCCCGCCAGCGCTAAG CGGAAAAAGCTTACAAAAACGAAACGCGTGAGTCAAACGGAGACAGTCGTCCCCAAAGAAGAGGAAGTGGACACGTGTCGAGCTTGTAAGATGAGAATCGAAGCCAACCGCAAGTACACCCACGAGCGATTCCTTGTCTGCTCCAACTGTAACGCCAAAC TTCACCCGTCGTGCGTGGAGCTGGGTCCGGACACCATCCGCAAGTGTCGCGAGTACTCGTGGCAGTGCGCCGAGTGTAAGACGTGCTGCGCGTGTTCGCGACCCGCCGACGACGACAAGATGCTGTTCTGTGACCTGTGCGACCGCGGCTTCCACATCTACTGTGTCGGCCTGCACACCGTGCCCAATG GTCGCTGGCACTGCGTGGAGTGTTCGGTGTGTAAGTCGTGCGGGTCGCGGTCGGCGGGCGGGCCGGGCGGCGGGCCGGGCGACTGGCACCACCAGACAAGGCGCGGGCCCGGCGGACACAAGCTCTACTCACACTCACTGTGCACGCCCTGCGCCag GGCGTATCGCATCGGTCGCTACTGCCCGCTCTGCGATCGCTCCTTCATCGGGCCAAAGGGGACAATGCAGCTCGTCATTTGTAAGCTCTGCGATAGGCAACTGCATCAAG AGTGCGTTAAGCAGACAACGTCTCGCCTCAAAGTATTGGATTACACGTGCGGTGAGTGTCGGCGGGGCGGCATCACGTCGCGGGCGGCCGCTGTTCGTCTGGCGCCGCGCACTATCGCCACGCTGTTCATGGCGAAGCGTCGCTTCAACAAGTACGCACACCGACAGTACCTCGAGAGTCGAGCGCGGAACCCCCACCACAACCCCCACGACCCCCAGGACGACAACCCCGACGACCCCCTCGACGTGTCCGACCCACTTGTATAG